Proteins from a single region of Nocardioides oleivorans:
- the mshC gene encoding cysteine--1-D-myo-inosityl 2-amino-2-deoxy-alpha-D-glucopyranoside ligase, whose amino-acid sequence MRAWSAPDVPKLPVTGPAVRLHDTATATVVETSPEGPARMYVCGITPYDATHMGHAATYVGFDLLNRAWRNAGLEVNYVQNVTDVDDPLLERAAKVKVDWVELAERETQLFRDDMEALRVLPPAHYIGAVESIPQVIALIERLEEAGAVYRVEDDLYFSVTADERFGSVSGLARDAMLEIFPDRGGDPDREGKRDPLDCLLWRAERPGEPAWDSPWGPGRPGWHIECSAIALDHLGTAFDVQGGGSDLVFPHHEMSAGEAQVAHPGESFARTYAHAGMVAYDGEKMSKSRGNLVFVSALRMSEVDPMAIRLVLLRHHYRSDWEWTDDQLWDAVDTLVTWRRALALGAGAASEPVVTAVLAALADDLDAPTAVTAVQAWVDATLGTTGLADTSDREAAATIHRLLDAALGLSL is encoded by the coding sequence ATGCGAGCCTGGTCCGCCCCTGACGTCCCGAAGCTGCCCGTCACCGGGCCTGCCGTACGGCTCCACGACACCGCCACCGCGACGGTCGTCGAGACCTCGCCCGAGGGCCCGGCCCGGATGTACGTCTGCGGGATCACGCCCTATGACGCGACGCACATGGGGCACGCCGCGACCTACGTCGGGTTCGACCTGCTCAACCGCGCCTGGCGCAACGCCGGGCTCGAGGTGAACTACGTCCAGAACGTCACCGACGTCGACGACCCGCTGCTGGAGCGGGCCGCGAAGGTCAAGGTCGACTGGGTCGAGCTCGCCGAGCGCGAGACGCAGCTGTTCCGCGACGACATGGAGGCGCTGCGCGTCCTCCCGCCGGCGCACTACATCGGCGCCGTCGAGTCGATCCCTCAGGTCATCGCGCTGATCGAGCGCCTCGAGGAGGCCGGAGCGGTCTACCGGGTCGAGGACGACCTGTACTTCTCCGTCACCGCCGACGAGCGCTTCGGCTCGGTCTCTGGCCTCGCCCGCGACGCGATGCTCGAGATCTTCCCCGACCGCGGCGGCGACCCGGACCGCGAGGGCAAGCGCGACCCGCTCGACTGCCTGCTGTGGCGCGCCGAGCGCCCCGGCGAGCCCGCCTGGGACAGCCCGTGGGGTCCCGGTCGCCCTGGCTGGCACATCGAGTGCTCGGCGATCGCGCTCGACCACCTCGGCACGGCGTTCGACGTCCAGGGCGGCGGCAGCGACCTGGTCTTCCCGCACCACGAGATGTCCGCCGGCGAGGCGCAGGTCGCGCACCCCGGCGAGAGCTTCGCCCGGACCTACGCGCACGCCGGGATGGTCGCCTACGACGGCGAGAAGATGTCGAAGTCGCGCGGCAACCTCGTCTTCGTCTCCGCCCTGCGGATGAGCGAGGTCGACCCGATGGCGATCCGCCTGGTGCTGCTGCGCCACCACTACCGCAGCGACTGGGAGTGGACCGACGACCAGCTCTGGGACGCCGTCGACACCCTCGTCACCTGGCGCCGCGCGCTCGCCCTCGGAGCCGGTGCTGCGTCCGAGCCGGTCGTCACCGCCGTGCTCGCCGCACTGGCCGACGACCTCGACGCGCCCACAGCGGTGACCGCAGTCCAGGCGTGGGTCGACGCCACGCTGGGCACGACCGGGCTGGCCGACACCTCCGACCGCGAGGCCGCAGCGACCATCCACCGGCTCCTCGACGCCGCGCTCGGCCTGTCGCTCTGA
- the corA gene encoding magnesium/cobalt transporter CorA, whose translation MIVDNALYHDGRRVPLGDGDDQSLGSARVPCDPGDFQWIGIHDPTPDELDLIAKTFDLHPLAVEDAGDSHQRPKLERYDDMLFLVIKTLWYVDEHDAVETGEINMFVGRDFVVTVRHGKGIDLAAARKDLEDRAQVLEHGPMAVLYAICDRVVDEYEKVGAALEEDVDEVEESVFSPARTDDSTRIYVLKREIAEVRRAVLPLREPMRKFAMGVHPSISSETATYFRDVADHLQRVAEVVDNLDSLLSSAFDAHLARISVQQNEDMRKISAGAALVVVPTLVAGIYGMNFDHMPELHWTYGYPFSLLLMGGMVTALWAWFKKSGWL comes from the coding sequence GTGATCGTCGACAACGCGCTCTACCACGACGGCAGGCGTGTCCCCCTCGGCGACGGCGACGACCAGAGCCTCGGCTCGGCACGGGTCCCGTGCGACCCGGGCGACTTCCAGTGGATCGGCATCCACGACCCGACCCCCGACGAGCTCGACCTCATCGCCAAGACGTTCGACCTGCACCCGCTCGCGGTCGAGGACGCCGGCGACTCCCACCAGCGGCCCAAGCTCGAGCGCTACGACGACATGCTCTTCCTGGTCATCAAGACGCTCTGGTACGTCGACGAGCACGACGCCGTGGAGACCGGCGAGATCAACATGTTCGTCGGCCGCGACTTCGTGGTCACCGTCCGGCACGGCAAGGGCATCGACCTGGCCGCGGCGCGCAAGGACCTCGAGGACCGCGCCCAGGTCCTCGAGCACGGCCCGATGGCGGTGCTCTACGCGATCTGCGACCGCGTGGTCGACGAGTACGAGAAGGTCGGCGCCGCCCTCGAGGAGGACGTCGACGAGGTCGAGGAGTCCGTCTTCTCCCCCGCCCGCACCGACGACTCCACGCGCATCTACGTCCTCAAGCGCGAGATCGCCGAGGTGCGCCGCGCCGTCCTGCCGTTGCGTGAGCCGATGCGCAAGTTCGCCATGGGGGTCCACCCGAGCATCTCGAGCGAGACCGCGACCTACTTCCGCGACGTCGCCGACCACCTCCAGCGGGTCGCCGAGGTCGTCGACAACCTCGACTCCCTCCTGTCGTCCGCGTTCGACGCCCACCTCGCCCGGATCTCGGTGCAGCAGAACGAGGACATGCGCAAGATCTCGGCGGGCGCCGCGCTGGTCGTCGTACCGACGCTGGTGGCCGGCATCTACGGCATGAACTTCGACCACATGCCCGAGCTCCACTGGACCTACGGCTACCCGTTCTCCCTGCTGCTCATGGGCGGCATGGTCACGGCGCTGTGGGCGTGGTTCAAGAAGTCCGGGTGGCTGTGA
- a CDS encoding DUF3090 domain-containing protein encodes MPVVHRFDPPERFVAGTVGEPGQRTFFLQAREGARMVSVSLEKQQVEALAERIDELLDEIMRAASDDLLIPAIAPRDLADSQPLEQPIEEEFRAGTMTLSWDGADERVVIEVFPFTEAAVVSPEQLQEDLEDLLEPEPEEIFLVRITAAAARSFVERSRTVIGAGRPDCPFCGEPIDPAGHLCVRANGFRRRDP; translated from the coding sequence ATGCCAGTCGTGCACCGTTTCGACCCACCCGAGCGCTTCGTCGCCGGCACCGTCGGCGAACCCGGCCAGCGCACGTTCTTCCTCCAGGCCCGCGAGGGTGCGCGGATGGTGAGCGTCTCCCTCGAGAAGCAGCAGGTCGAGGCGCTCGCCGAGCGCATCGACGAGCTCCTCGACGAGATCATGCGTGCGGCGAGCGACGACCTGCTGATCCCGGCCATCGCGCCCCGCGACCTGGCGGACAGCCAGCCGCTGGAGCAGCCGATCGAGGAGGAGTTCCGCGCCGGCACCATGACGCTGTCGTGGGACGGTGCCGACGAGCGCGTGGTGATCGAGGTCTTCCCGTTCACCGAGGCCGCCGTCGTGTCGCCCGAGCAGCTGCAGGAGGACCTCGAGGACCTCCTCGAGCCGGAGCCGGAGGAGATCTTCCTCGTCCGGATCACCGCGGCCGCCGCGCGCTCGTTCGTCGAGCGGTCACGCACGGTCATCGGGGCCGGTCGCCCGGACTGCCCGTTCTGCGGCGAGCCGATCGACCCCGCTGGCCACCTCTGCGTCCGGGCCAACGGCTTCCGACGTCGTGATCCCTGA
- a CDS encoding undecaprenyl-diphosphate phosphatase produces MDLLKAVVLGVIQGLTEFLPISSSAHLRIFPELFGWGDPGAAFTAVIQIGTELAVLIYFRKDIWRIGNAWVRSLFRAEHRGTLDARMGWYVIIGSLPIVVLGVLLKDVIERDFRNLWIVGCTLIVLGIVLGVADRVGSTDRTIKKITLKDAVLMGVAQALALIPGVSRSGATISMGRFLGFDREAATRFAFLLAIPAVVGAGLFELKDIPDGHNDFGWGPTLVGTVVSFVVGYAAIAWLLRYVSTRSYTPFVVYRILLGAGVLILLGVGVLNP; encoded by the coding sequence ATCGATCTCCTCAAGGCCGTGGTCCTCGGCGTCATCCAGGGACTGACCGAGTTCCTCCCGATCTCGAGCAGCGCCCACCTGCGGATCTTCCCCGAGCTCTTCGGCTGGGGCGACCCGGGAGCCGCCTTCACGGCGGTCATCCAGATCGGCACCGAGCTCGCGGTGCTCATCTACTTCCGCAAGGACATCTGGCGCATCGGCAACGCCTGGGTGCGCTCGCTGTTCCGCGCCGAGCACCGGGGCACGCTGGACGCCCGGATGGGCTGGTACGTCATCATCGGCTCGCTGCCGATCGTGGTGCTGGGCGTGCTGCTCAAGGACGTGATCGAGCGCGACTTCCGCAACCTCTGGATCGTCGGCTGCACGCTGATCGTGCTCGGCATCGTGCTCGGCGTCGCCGACCGGGTCGGCAGCACCGACCGCACGATCAAGAAGATCACCCTCAAGGACGCCGTGCTGATGGGTGTCGCCCAGGCGCTGGCCCTGATCCCCGGCGTCTCCCGCTCCGGGGCCACCATCTCGATGGGCCGCTTCCTCGGCTTCGACCGCGAGGCCGCCACGCGGTTCGCGTTCCTGCTGGCGATCCCCGCCGTCGTCGGTGCCGGCCTCTTCGAGCTGAAGGACATCCCGGACGGTCACAACGACTTCGGCTGGGGTCCGACGCTCGTCGGCACCGTGGTCTCGTTCGTCGTCGGGTACGCCGCCATCGCCTGGCTGCTGCGCTACGTCAGCACCCGGTCCTACACGCCGTTCGTCGTCTACCGCATCCTGCTCGGGGCGGGGGTCCTCATCCTGCTCGGCGTGGGCGTGCTGAACCCCTGA
- a CDS encoding MFS transporter, whose translation MAVTPASRTAPSAWRVVWWFGFVSLAADMVYEGARSVYGPVLAALGASAVVVGLVTGAGEAVALVLRLAFGPIADRTGRYWSLTIVGYGLTAVCVPLLWLAPRLGVAGLGFAATMILLERLGKAVRSPSKSALLAHVATAVGRGRGFGVHKALDQVGAFAGPLLVAAVVAASSLWVGMAVLAVPGAIAMVLLLTLRARVPDPGVYDDQPAPAAMEAPVERRGWWAEAVGAGLSGDFFRYAFAASLTTGGLVTFGIIGYHLTIDGLLPVAAVPLVYAGAMAVEAVAALVVGSVYDRTGTRVLLVVPVLVALVPALALGPALWTVLAGVVVWGIAQGVQDSTIKAVVADLVEAPRRATAYGVFAGIQGALAIVGGVTAGWLYERSLLALVVVVALTQVVALVILLQTFRGSARPRRAG comes from the coding sequence GTGGCTGTGACCCCAGCGTCGCGGACCGCTCCGTCGGCGTGGCGGGTGGTCTGGTGGTTCGGCTTCGTCAGCCTGGCCGCCGACATGGTCTACGAGGGCGCCCGCTCGGTCTACGGACCCGTGCTCGCGGCGCTCGGGGCCTCCGCCGTGGTCGTCGGACTGGTCACCGGGGCGGGCGAGGCGGTCGCCCTGGTCCTGCGGCTGGCGTTCGGCCCGATCGCCGACCGCACGGGCCGCTACTGGTCGCTCACCATCGTCGGCTACGGCCTGACCGCCGTCTGCGTGCCGCTGCTCTGGCTGGCCCCGCGGCTCGGCGTGGCCGGGCTCGGCTTCGCGGCGACCATGATCCTGCTCGAGCGCCTCGGGAAGGCGGTCCGGTCGCCGTCGAAGTCGGCGCTCCTCGCGCACGTCGCGACCGCGGTGGGGCGCGGCCGGGGCTTCGGCGTCCACAAGGCCCTCGACCAGGTCGGCGCGTTCGCCGGCCCGCTCCTCGTCGCGGCGGTCGTCGCGGCGTCGTCGCTCTGGGTCGGCATGGCGGTCCTCGCCGTGCCCGGGGCGATCGCGATGGTCCTGCTCCTCACGCTCCGCGCCCGCGTCCCCGACCCGGGGGTGTACGACGACCAGCCGGCGCCCGCCGCCATGGAGGCACCGGTCGAGCGCCGGGGGTGGTGGGCCGAGGCCGTCGGCGCCGGGCTGTCGGGCGACTTCTTCCGCTACGCCTTCGCGGCCTCGCTCACCACCGGCGGCCTGGTGACCTTCGGCATCATCGGCTACCACCTCACGATCGACGGCCTGCTTCCCGTCGCCGCCGTCCCGCTCGTCTACGCCGGCGCGATGGCGGTGGAGGCCGTGGCCGCCCTGGTCGTCGGGTCCGTCTACGACCGCACCGGCACCCGCGTGCTGCTCGTCGTGCCGGTGCTCGTGGCCCTCGTCCCGGCGCTCGCGCTGGGCCCGGCGCTGTGGACCGTCCTCGCCGGTGTCGTGGTGTGGGGTATCGCGCAGGGCGTGCAGGACTCCACGATCAAGGCCGTGGTGGCCGACCTCGTGGAGGCACCGCGGCGGGCGACGGCGTACGGCGTCTTCGCGGGGATCCAGGGTGCGCTGGCCATCGTCGGCGGTGTCACGGCCGGCTGGCTCTACGAGCGTTCGCTGCTCGCGCTCGTCGTGGTGGTCGCGCTCACCCAGGTCGTGGCGCTGGTGATCCTGCTGCAGACGTTCAGGGGTTCAGCACGCCCACGCCGAGCAGGATGA
- a CDS encoding aldo/keto reductase has protein sequence MQQRSLGATGLKVSRLGLGTMTWGRDTDEHEARDQLVAFAEAGGTLLDTAAGYGDGASEELIGTLIGDVVSRDEVVLATKAGISRRTGERVTDTSRGTLLSTLDASLKRLRVDHVDLWQVHVWTDETPLEETLHALDLAVSSGRVSYVGISNYTGWQTAQAATWQRAVPGRTPLASTQVEYSLLNRNVEHEVVPAAQALGLGVLPWSPLGRGVLTGKYRTGTPSDSRAATEHFGRFVSVYLDDRARGIVEAVARAADGLGWSPLEVSLVWVRDRPGVTAPIVGARTAAQLDGALGVEDLTLPVEILDALDDVSAE, from the coding sequence ATGCAGCAGCGTTCCCTCGGTGCCACTGGGCTCAAGGTCTCCCGACTCGGTCTCGGCACCATGACGTGGGGTCGCGACACCGACGAGCACGAGGCCCGCGACCAGCTCGTCGCCTTCGCCGAGGCCGGCGGCACGCTGCTCGACACCGCGGCCGGCTACGGCGACGGTGCGAGCGAGGAGCTGATCGGCACGCTCATCGGCGACGTCGTCAGCCGCGACGAGGTCGTCCTCGCCACCAAGGCCGGCATCTCGCGTCGTACGGGCGAGCGGGTCACCGACACCTCGCGCGGCACCTTGCTCTCGACCCTCGACGCCTCGCTCAAGCGGCTCCGCGTGGACCACGTCGACCTGTGGCAGGTGCACGTCTGGACCGACGAGACGCCGCTCGAGGAGACGCTCCACGCGCTGGACCTGGCGGTCTCGTCCGGCCGCGTGTCCTACGTCGGGATCTCCAACTACACCGGCTGGCAGACCGCCCAGGCCGCGACCTGGCAGCGCGCCGTCCCCGGACGTACGCCGCTCGCGTCGACGCAGGTCGAGTACTCCCTGCTCAACCGCAACGTCGAGCACGAGGTCGTGCCCGCCGCCCAGGCCCTCGGCCTCGGCGTCCTGCCGTGGTCCCCGCTGGGCCGCGGCGTGCTCACCGGGAAGTACCGCACCGGTACGCCGTCCGACTCGCGCGCCGCCACCGAGCACTTCGGCCGCTTCGTCAGCGTCTACCTCGACGACCGCGCGCGCGGCATCGTCGAGGCCGTGGCCCGCGCGGCCGACGGGCTCGGCTGGTCGCCGCTCGAGGTCTCGCTGGTCTGGGTCCGCGACCGGCCCGGCGTCACCGCCCCGATCGTCGGCGCCCGCACCGCGGCCCAGCTCGACGGGGCCCTCGGCGTCGAGGACCTCACGCTCCCCGTCGAGATCCTCGACGCGCTCGACGACGTCTCCGCGGAATAG
- a CDS encoding lipid kinase → MTTDCSTQPRSDRVSVVVNTASRTGLRALPLVEAALRSVSDDVRVRPAHGGGELVDALQVAVADEPDLLVVGGGDGTIACAAGLVSRTRTTLGVLPLGTANDFARTLEIPSVLEQAVATLTTGKVVDVDLGLVDGRAYLNVASVGLSVAVTQRLTPGLKRRLGRFAYPAATLAAYRSHRPFAARLELEDGTVLELRDLMQVAVGNGRHYGGGLTVAPNASIDDHLLDVYAVEQGRLRDHVSVARLLRTGQLVEHDRVHHLTARRIRIVTDEPLEVNLDGEIAARTPATFEVDRNALHVVVPVGSRAARMDQEQTP, encoded by the coding sequence ATGACCACCGACTGCTCGACCCAGCCCCGCAGCGACCGGGTGTCCGTCGTCGTCAACACCGCCTCCCGCACCGGGCTGCGGGCGCTCCCGCTGGTCGAGGCCGCCCTCCGGTCGGTGTCCGACGACGTGCGGGTCCGGCCCGCCCACGGCGGCGGCGAGCTGGTGGACGCCCTCCAGGTCGCGGTCGCCGACGAGCCCGACCTGCTGGTCGTCGGAGGTGGCGACGGCACGATCGCGTGCGCCGCGGGGCTCGTGTCCCGCACCCGGACCACGCTGGGGGTGCTCCCGCTCGGCACGGCCAACGACTTCGCCCGCACCCTCGAGATCCCGTCGGTGCTCGAGCAGGCCGTCGCGACGCTGACCACCGGCAAGGTGGTCGACGTCGACCTCGGTCTCGTCGATGGCCGGGCCTACCTCAACGTCGCCTCGGTCGGCCTCTCGGTCGCGGTCACGCAGCGGCTCACGCCGGGCCTCAAGCGACGCCTCGGTCGCTTCGCCTACCCGGCCGCCACCCTGGCGGCGTACCGCTCGCACCGACCGTTCGCCGCGCGGCTCGAGCTCGAGGACGGCACGGTCCTGGAGCTGCGCGACCTGATGCAGGTCGCGGTCGGCAACGGCCGGCACTACGGCGGAGGGCTCACCGTCGCCCCGAACGCCTCCATCGACGACCACCTCCTCGACGTGTACGCCGTCGAGCAGGGGCGGCTGCGCGACCATGTCTCGGTCGCCCGCCTGCTGCGCACCGGACAGCTCGTCGAGCACGACCGGGTCCACCACCTGACCGCACGCCGGATCCGCATCGTCACCGACGAGCCGCTGGAGGTGAACCTCGACGGCGAGATCGCCGCCCGGACGCCCGCGACGTTCGAGGTCGACCGCAACGCGCTGCACGTCGTCGTACCCGTCGGGAGCCGAGCCGCCCGGATGGACCAGGAGCAGACTCCCTAG
- a CDS encoding PAC2 family protein — MIEFDDVQDLVSPVVIAAFEGWNDAADAASGLVDHLMEQWNAEIIGAIDPEEFYDFQVNRPVITTDDNGHRRLTWPTTRIAVARPVGLDRDIILVRGIEPNMKWRQFCAELLAACDDLGAELVVTLGALLADSPHTRPIPVTGTASEPELVDRLDLEQSTYEGPTGIVGVFGDACTQLDIPSVSYWAAVPHYVAQPPCPKATLALLGQLEELLETPMPLGDLVEDAKAWERGVDELAAEDEDVADYVRALEETRDTADLPEASGEAIAREFERYLKRRDSD, encoded by the coding sequence GTGATCGAGTTCGACGACGTGCAGGACCTCGTCTCCCCCGTGGTGATCGCCGCCTTCGAGGGCTGGAACGACGCAGCCGACGCAGCGTCCGGCCTCGTCGACCACCTGATGGAGCAGTGGAACGCCGAGATCATCGGCGCCATCGACCCGGAGGAGTTCTACGACTTCCAGGTCAACCGTCCCGTGATCACGACCGACGACAACGGCCACCGTCGCCTCACCTGGCCGACGACGCGGATCGCCGTGGCGCGCCCGGTCGGCCTCGACCGCGACATCATCCTGGTCCGCGGGATCGAGCCCAACATGAAGTGGCGCCAGTTCTGCGCCGAGCTGCTCGCCGCGTGCGACGACCTCGGTGCCGAGCTGGTCGTGACGCTCGGCGCCCTGCTCGCCGACAGCCCGCACACGCGCCCGATCCCGGTGACCGGCACCGCCTCCGAGCCCGAGCTCGTCGACCGGCTCGACCTCGAGCAGTCGACCTACGAGGGCCCGACCGGCATCGTCGGGGTCTTCGGCGACGCCTGCACCCAGCTCGACATCCCGTCGGTGTCCTACTGGGCCGCGGTCCCCCACTACGTCGCGCAGCCGCCCTGCCCCAAGGCCACGCTCGCGCTCCTCGGCCAGCTCGAGGAGCTGCTCGAGACGCCGATGCCCCTCGGCGACCTGGTCGAGGACGCCAAGGCGTGGGAGCGCGGGGTCGACGAGCTCGCGGCCGAGGACGAGGACGTCGCCGACTACGTCCGGGCGCTCGAGGAGACCCGCGACACCGCCGACCTCCCCGAGGCCTCCGGCGAGGCGATCGCCCGGGAGTTCGAGCGCTACCTCAAGCGCCGCGACTCCGACTGA
- a CDS encoding SCO1664 family protein, whose product MIPDPTLSGALPDGFPTGELVLHGRVLPASNATFVGELGGVRVVYKPIAGEKPLWDFPDGTLAAREVSAYAVSAELGWDIVPPTVLGDGPHGPGMVQLWRDEVDDQSPVDIVEEGRVPSGFRHVFDGLDAHDQPVSLVHEDSEPMRRMALFDAVVNNADRKGGHVLPMADGHRHGVDHGLTFNVEHKLRTVLWGFVGEPITDEEGDGLRRLSAALGGDLGARLAGLLTQEELEVTAKRLGRLLSRGTFPAPASSRYPVIPWPPF is encoded by the coding sequence GTGATCCCTGATCCCACCCTGTCCGGCGCGCTGCCGGACGGCTTCCCGACCGGTGAGCTCGTGCTCCACGGCCGCGTGCTGCCTGCCTCCAACGCGACCTTCGTCGGCGAGCTCGGCGGCGTGCGCGTGGTCTACAAGCCGATCGCGGGGGAGAAGCCCCTGTGGGACTTCCCCGACGGCACCCTCGCCGCCCGCGAGGTGTCGGCGTACGCCGTCTCCGCCGAGCTCGGCTGGGACATCGTCCCGCCGACCGTGCTGGGCGACGGACCCCACGGCCCCGGCATGGTGCAGCTGTGGCGCGACGAGGTCGACGACCAGTCGCCGGTCGACATCGTCGAGGAGGGGCGGGTCCCGTCCGGGTTCCGCCACGTCTTCGACGGCCTCGACGCCCACGACCAGCCGGTCTCCCTGGTCCACGAGGACTCCGAGCCGATGCGCCGGATGGCGCTCTTCGACGCCGTGGTCAACAACGCCGACCGCAAGGGCGGGCACGTCCTGCCCATGGCCGACGGCCACCGCCACGGCGTCGACCACGGCCTCACGTTCAACGTCGAGCACAAGCTGCGCACGGTGCTGTGGGGCTTCGTCGGCGAGCCGATCACCGACGAGGAGGGCGACGGCCTGCGCCGGCTGTCCGCGGCTCTGGGCGGCGACCTCGGCGCGAGGCTCGCCGGGCTGCTCACCCAGGAGGAGCTCGAGGTGACCGCCAAGCGGCTGGGCCGGCTCCTGTCCCGTGGCACCTTCCCCGCGCCGGCGTCCTCGCGGTACCCCGTCATCCCCTGGCCCCCGTTCTGA
- the rpe gene encoding ribulose-phosphate 3-epimerase: protein MGIQITPSILNADLSRLADEVARIPSADWVHVDVMDNHFVPNLTLGLPIIESLAQHASQPIDVHLMIEDADRWAPAYAEAGCGSVTFHAEAAKAPVRLAREIRSQGARASMALKPATPIEPYEALLPELDMVLIMTVEPGFGGQKFLDLCLPKIRTARELMRKHGVETWLQVDGGVSLETIERCAEAGADVFVAGSAVYSADDPDAMVRELRQSAEAASA from the coding sequence GTGGGCATCCAGATCACGCCGAGCATCCTCAACGCCGACCTGTCGCGCCTGGCCGACGAGGTGGCGCGCATCCCCAGCGCCGACTGGGTGCACGTGGACGTGATGGACAACCACTTCGTGCCCAACCTGACGCTGGGGCTGCCGATCATCGAGTCGCTCGCCCAGCACGCGAGCCAGCCGATCGACGTGCACCTGATGATCGAGGACGCCGACCGGTGGGCGCCGGCCTACGCCGAGGCCGGCTGCGGTTCGGTGACCTTCCACGCCGAGGCGGCCAAGGCCCCGGTCCGGCTCGCCCGGGAGATCCGCTCCCAGGGCGCGCGGGCCTCGATGGCACTCAAGCCGGCGACGCCGATCGAGCCCTACGAGGCGCTGCTGCCCGAGCTCGACATGGTGCTGATCATGACCGTCGAGCCGGGCTTCGGTGGCCAGAAGTTCCTCGACCTGTGCCTGCCGAAGATCCGCACGGCGCGTGAGCTGATGCGCAAGCACGGTGTCGAGACCTGGCTCCAGGTCGACGGCGGCGTCTCGCTCGAGACCATCGAGCGGTGCGCCGAGGCCGGTGCCGACGTGTTCGTGGCGGGCTCGGCCGTCTACTCCGCCGACGACCCCGACGCCATGGTCCGCGAGCTCCGCCAGAGTGCCGAGGCCGCGAGCGCCTAG
- a CDS encoding DUF427 domain-containing protein: MTESVWDYPRPPAVDPSSEHVVVTHGGVVVADTTSSLRVLETSHPPTYYLPLSSFADGVLRPGQGGSWCEWKGQAAYFDVVVGEEVLASIAWTYPTPSKGFEVLLDHVALYPGRVDRCTVDDEVVVPQPGNFYGGWITSRVTGPFKGSPGTSGW; encoded by the coding sequence ATGACCGAGTCCGTCTGGGACTACCCGCGTCCCCCCGCGGTCGACCCGAGCAGCGAGCACGTCGTCGTCACGCACGGAGGCGTCGTGGTCGCCGACACCACCAGCAGCCTGCGCGTGCTCGAGACGAGCCACCCGCCGACCTACTACCTGCCGCTGTCGTCGTTCGCCGACGGTGTCCTCCGGCCCGGCCAGGGCGGCTCGTGGTGCGAGTGGAAGGGCCAGGCGGCCTACTTCGACGTGGTGGTCGGCGAAGAGGTGCTGGCCTCGATCGCGTGGACCTACCCGACGCCGTCGAAGGGCTTCGAGGTGCTGCTCGACCACGTCGCGCTCTATCCCGGTCGCGTGGACCGCTGCACGGTCGACGACGAGGTCGTGGTGCCGCAGCCGGGGAACTTCTACGGCGGCTGGATCACCTCGCGCGTGACCGGTCCGTTCAAGGGCTCTCCGGGCACCTCGGGCTGGTAG
- a CDS encoding histidine phosphatase family protein, which produces MATLILVRHGRSSANTAGVLAGRTSGVHLDETGLEQAVAVGERLAGVRLAAAVTSPLERCRETAKEITSRQAESLRASVDKQLSECDYGEWQGRPIKELAKERLWKTVQAQPSAATFPGGESMRAMQDRAVAAVRRHDARIAAEHGDDAVWLAVSHGDPIKSILADALGTHLDLFQRIHVDPASVSIIRYTESRPFVVGTNTHAGDLSWLTPPKKKGRSRRASGDAAVGGGAGPQTATS; this is translated from the coding sequence ATGGCAACCCTGATCCTCGTGCGACACGGTCGTTCGTCGGCCAACACGGCCGGTGTCCTCGCGGGCCGCACGTCCGGCGTGCACCTCGACGAGACCGGCCTGGAACAGGCGGTCGCGGTCGGTGAGCGGCTCGCCGGCGTCCGCCTCGCCGCCGCCGTCACCAGCCCGCTCGAGCGGTGCCGAGAGACCGCGAAGGAGATCACGTCGCGCCAGGCCGAGTCGCTGCGCGCGAGCGTGGACAAGCAGCTCTCCGAGTGCGACTACGGCGAGTGGCAGGGCCGCCCGATCAAGGAGTTGGCCAAGGAGAGGCTCTGGAAGACCGTGCAGGCGCAGCCGTCGGCGGCGACGTTCCCCGGCGGCGAGTCGATGCGCGCGATGCAGGACCGCGCCGTGGCCGCCGTACGACGTCACGACGCCCGCATCGCGGCCGAGCACGGCGACGACGCGGTGTGGCTCGCGGTCAGCCACGGCGACCCGATCAAGTCGATCCTCGCCGACGCCCTCGGCACCCACCTGGACCTGTTCCAACGCATCCACGTCGACCCGGCGTCGGTGTCGATCATCCGCTACACCGAGTCGCGCCCCTTCGTGGTCGGCACCAACACCCATGCCGGCGACCTGTCGTGGCTCACCCCGCCGAAGAAGAAGGGGCGCTCGCGCCGGGCGTCCGGCGACGCCGCCGTCGGTGGTGGCGCCGGGCCGCAGACGGCCACGTCCTAG
- a CDS encoding DUF5703 family protein — translation MARIQRRPPGRGIEWEFETLVLPRDLSRNVVTRMLVERAEHGGWELDRLRIGNDGKRRVVLRRKIIRQRLTLFAS, via the coding sequence ATGGCCCGCATCCAGCGCCGCCCGCCCGGCCGAGGCATCGAGTGGGAGTTCGAGACGCTCGTGCTTCCCCGCGACCTCTCCCGCAACGTCGTCACCCGGATGCTCGTCGAGCGCGCCGAGCACGGTGGGTGGGAGCTCGACCGGCTCAGGATCGGCAACGACGGCAAGCGCCGGGTGGTCCTGCGCCGCAAGATCATCCGCCAGCGGCTGACCCTGTTCGCCAGCTGA